One segment of Oreochromis niloticus isolate F11D_XX linkage group LG8, O_niloticus_UMD_NMBU, whole genome shotgun sequence DNA contains the following:
- the mlst8 gene encoding target of rapamycin complex subunit lst8: MNVNQGTVGSDPVILATAGYDHTVRFWQAHSGICTRTVQHQDSQVNSLEVTPDRSMIAAAGYQHIRMYDLNSNNPNPVINYDGVSKNITSVGFHEDGRWMYTGGEDCMARIWDLRSRNLQCQRIFQVNAPINCVCLHPNQAELIVGDQSGVIHIWDLKTDHNEQLIPEPEVSINSVHIDPDASYMAAVNSSGNCYVWNLAGGIGDEVTQLIPKTKIPAHKRYSLRCKFSPDSTLLATCSADQTCKIWRTSNFSLMTELSIKSNNPGETSRGWMWDCAFSGDSQYIVTASSDNLARLWCVETGEIKREYSGHQKAVVCLAFNDSVLG; the protein is encoded by the exons ATGAATGTGAATCAGGGGACGGTGGGCAGCGACCCGGTCATTCTGGCCACGGCTGGATACGACCACACTGTCCGCTTCTGGCAGGCCCACAGCGGGATCTGCACCAGGACGGTCCAGCACCAGGACTCA CAAGTAAATTCACTCGAGGTCACACCTGACAGAAGTATGATTGCAGCCGCAG GTTATCAGCATATCCGCATGTACGACTTGAACTCCAACAACCCCAACCCGGTCATCAACTACGATGGAGTTAGCAAGAACATCACGTCTGTGGGCTTCCACGAAGATGGACGCTGGATGTACACAGGAGGAGAGGACTGCATGGCTCGCATATGGGACCTGAG GTCAAGAAATCTGCAGTGTCAGAGGATCTTCCAAGTAAACGCTCCAATCAACTGTGTGTGCTTGCATCCTAACCAG GCAGAGCTTATAGTTGGAGACCAGAGTGGAGTGATCCATATCTGGGATCTGAAGACAGACCATAATGAGCAGCTGATTCCAGAGCCGGAGGTCTCAATCAACTCAGTTCACATTGACCCAGATGCGAGTTACATGGCAGCAGTCAACAGCTCG GGAAACTGTTACGTGTGGAACCTCGCTGGAGGCATCGGGGATGAAGTGACTCAGCTCATTCCCAAAACCAAGATCCCTGCGCACAAACGCTATTCCCTCCGCTGCAAGTTCAGCCCCGATTCCAC GCTGCTGGCCACCTGCTCGGCAGACCAGACGTGTAAGATCTGGAGGACGTCCAATTTCTCACTGATGACAGAGCTCAGCATCAAGAGCAATAATCCGGGAGAAACATCCAGAGGCTGGATGTGGGACTGCGCCTTCTCCGGAGACTCGCAGTATATTGTTACAG CCTCCTCAGATAACCTGGCTCGCCTGTGGTGCGTGGAAACTGGTGAGATCAAAAGGGAATACAGCGGCCACCAGAAGGCCGTGGTGTGTCTGGCCTTTAATGACAGCGTGCTCGGCTGA
- the bricd5 gene encoding BRICHOS domain-containing protein 5: MVRCWKRSENRLEEEECTDGGPEESPLFHFPHKAFWVSLSACLLLAILALGLTGHFGRSQPHSQPLQTVRFTVSDQTGALINQSAVVDQQNDLVTFSVTSSMNQTSTVLFDIKHSLICYKPVSQESCFLRKMEESDYKNVNSVLHESARKSQFQLSGNETQRQMEFLGVLAASQVNVSSLEEPLQALCQDRSVHWTRRTEGPGKQRLVYFCIDICFPSNICVSVCFYYLPE, translated from the exons ATGGTGAGGTGCTGGAAGCGTTCAGAAAACCGCCTGGAGGAAGAAGAGTGCACA GATGGGGGCCCTGAGGAGTCCCCTTTGTTCCACTTCCCGCACAAGGCATTCTGGGTCAGCCTCTCAGCCTGCCTGCTCCTGGCCATCCTCGCCCTGGGTTTGACGGGGCACTTCGGGAGGTCTCAGCCTCACTCTCAG CCTTTGCAGACTGTGAGGTTCACTGTTTCAGATCAGACTGGCGCGCTTATCAACCAATCAGCAGTTGTTGACCAGCAGAATGACCTGGTGACCTTTTCTGTGACCTCGTCGATGAATCAGACGTCCACTGTGCTCTTTGATATAAAACAT agTCTGATATGCTACAAACCCGTCAGCCAGGAGAGCTGCTTCCTGAGAAAGATGGAGGAGTCAGACTACAAGAATGTGAACTCCGTCCTCCACGAGTCGGCACGCAAG AGCCAGTTCCAGCTGTCTGGGAATGAGACCCAGAGGCAGATGGAGTTCCTGGGAGTACTGGCAGCCAGTCAGGTGAATGTGTCCTCGCTGGAGGAGCCTctccaggccctgtgtcaggaCAGGTCGGTCCACTGGACCAGGAGGACCGAGG GCCCAGGCAAACAGAGGTTGGTCTACTTCTGCATCGACATCTGCTTCCCCAGCAACATCTGCGTGTCCGTGTGCTTCTACTACCTTCCAGAGTGA
- the pgp gene encoding glycerol-3-phosphate phosphatase: protein MSVSKCTRLSGALVKQLLDSVDSILFDCDGVIWRGDQAIPGAPQVINLLKENGKRVFFVTNNSTKSRKMYADKMTALGFDVTEDEVFGTAYCCAMYLKTVCKLEGKVYLIGSNAMRQELEAVGIQQTGVGPDHICGKPIDWANVPLDPEVKAVVVGFDEHFSYMKLNRAMQYLTQQGCLFVGTNRDTRLPLEGGKAVPGTGCLLQAVETAAQREAQTVGKPNHFMFDCVASQFGVKADRCLMVGDRLDTDILLGSNCGLKTLLTLTGVSTVADAEAHQKSGCPERQGMVPDYYVESIADLLPALQG from the exons ATGTCTGTGTCAAAATGCACCCGGCTGAGCGGAGCTCTGGTGAAGCAGCTGCTGGACTCTGTGGACAGCATCCTGTTCGACTGCGACGGCGTCATCTGGCGGGGGGACCAGGCCATTCCCGGAGCTCCTCAAGTCATAAACCTTCTCAAGGAAAATGGCAAGAGGGTGTTCTTCGTCACCAACAACAGCACTAAGTCCAGGAAGATGTACGCCGATAAAATGACCGCGCTGGGCTTCGACGTGACGGAAGATGAAGTGTTCGGGACCGCGTACTGCTGCGCTATGTACCTGAAAACGGTCTGCAAGCTGGAGGGCAAAGTGTACCTGATAGGAAGCAACGCGATGAGGCAGGAGCTGGAGGCGGTGGGGATCCAGCAGACCGGGGTGGGACCCGACCACATCTGCGGAAAGCCGATTGACTGGGCCAACGTGCCCCTGGATCCCGAGGTGAAAGCGGTGGTGGTCGGTTTCGATGAGCATTTCAGTTACATGAAATTGAACCGAGCCATGCAGTATCTGACCCAGCAGGGTTGTCtgtttgtggggaccaacagggACACCAGGCTGCCCCTGGAGGGAGGCAAGGCCGTCCCAG GTACCGGCTGTCTGCTTCAGGCCGTTGAGACAGCAGCCCAGCGTGAGGCCCAGACGGTTGGGAAGCCCAACCACTTCATGTTCGACTGTGTGGCCTCCCAGTTTGGTGTGAAAGCCGACCGTTGCCTGATGGTCGGCGACCGTCTGGACACTGACATCTTGCTGGGCTCCAACTGCGGCCTGAAGACCCTTCTAACCCTCACGGGGGTCAGCACTGTGGCGGATGCTGAAGCCCATCAGAAAAGCGGCTGCCCAGAGAGGCAGGGGATGGTGCCGGATTACTACGTGGAGAGCATCGCGGACCTCCTTCCAGCTCTGCAGGGATGA